In Aquila chrysaetos chrysaetos chromosome 10, bAquChr1.4, whole genome shotgun sequence, the following proteins share a genomic window:
- the FKBP6 gene encoding inactive peptidyl-prolyl cis-trans isomerase FKBP6 isoform X3, with the protein MKLGKDITLGGLEIGLLTMKKGEVARFVFTPDYAYGRQGCPPLIPPNATVMFEVEVLDFLDSDESDTFFQLTAEQQDTFPLQKVLKVADTEREFGNYLYRKRHFEGAKDRYKRAVSILGRSPSSEAEQCQINASKLLVLLNLSLTYLKLERPAQALAYGEKALEIDQRNAKALFRCGQACLCMTEYEKARDFLVRAQHIQPFNHDINNELKKLASCYKDYMEKEKEMCCRMFAPLNSSSG; encoded by the exons ATGAAACTTGGAAAAG ACATTACGCTGGGGGGCCTGGAAATTGGCCTGCTGACAatgaagaagggagaggtggcaAGATTTGTCTTCACACCGGATTATGCCTATGGGCGTCAGGGCTGTCCTCCTCTCATTCCCCCGAATGCCACGGTCATGTTCGAAGTGGAGGTGCTGGACTTCCTAGACTCGGATGAATCTGACACATTCTTTCAGTTGACTGCT GAACAGCAGGATACATTTCCGCTACAAAAGGTGTTGAAAGTGGCAGACACGGAGAGAGAGTTTGGCAACTACCTCTACCGTAAGCGGCACTTCGAGGGTGCCAAAGACAGATACAAAAGG GCGGTCTCCATCCTTGGTCGCAGCCCTTCCAGTGAGGCAGAGCAGTGTCAGATCAATGCTTCCAAGTTGCTGGTGCTCCTGAATCTCTCTCTCACTTACCTGAAACTGGAACGTCCTGCCCAAGCTTTGGCATATGGGGAGAAGGCCTTGGAGATTGACCAAAGAAATGCCAAAGCGCTGTTCAGGTGTGGCCAG GCTTGTCTCTGCATGACAGAATACGAAAAAGCCCGGGATTTCCTGGTCAGAGCTCAGCATATACAGCCGTTTAACCACGATATTAACAATGAGCTGAAAAAGTTGGCGAG CTGCTATAAGGACTacatggaaaaggagaaagaaatgtgcTGCCGAATGTTTGCCCCTCTCAACTCTTCTTCTGGCTGA
- the FKBP6 gene encoding inactive peptidyl-prolyl cis-trans isomerase FKBP6 isoform X1, translating into MVGRRGAASEARLGPQGRSHPAGQAPAASSFWCLAQTRGLRDLSGDGGVLKEELRPGSGQAVPPAASVAVKYSGYLEHWDEPFCTNYYSKFPGLMKLGKDITLGGLEIGLLTMKKGEVARFVFTPDYAYGRQGCPPLIPPNATVMFEVEVLDFLDSDESDTFFQLTAEQQDTFPLQKVLKVADTEREFGNYLYRKRHFEGAKDRYKRAVSILGRSPSSEAEQCQINASKLLVLLNLSLTYLKLERPAQALAYGEKALEIDQRNAKALFRCGQACLCMTEYEKARDFLVRAQHIQPFNHDINNELKKLASCYKDYMEKEKEMCCRMFAPLNSSSG; encoded by the exons ATGGTgggccgccgcggggctgcGAGCGAGGCGAGGCTCGGGCCCCAGGGGAGGTCGCACCCGGCGGGGCAGGCCCCGGCTGCGTCCTCCTTCTGGTGCCTGGCGCAGACCCGGGGCCTGCGGGACCTCAGCGGCGATGGAGGCGTGCTCAAGGAGGAGCTGCGCCCCGGCAGTGGGCAGGCCGTGCCCCCGGCCGCCTCCGTGGCAG TGAAGTACTCTGGATACCTGGAACACTGGGATGAGCCCTTCTGCACAAACTACTACAGCAAGTTTCCTGGGCTGATGAAACTTGGAAAAG ACATTACGCTGGGGGGCCTGGAAATTGGCCTGCTGACAatgaagaagggagaggtggcaAGATTTGTCTTCACACCGGATTATGCCTATGGGCGTCAGGGCTGTCCTCCTCTCATTCCCCCGAATGCCACGGTCATGTTCGAAGTGGAGGTGCTGGACTTCCTAGACTCGGATGAATCTGACACATTCTTTCAGTTGACTGCT GAACAGCAGGATACATTTCCGCTACAAAAGGTGTTGAAAGTGGCAGACACGGAGAGAGAGTTTGGCAACTACCTCTACCGTAAGCGGCACTTCGAGGGTGCCAAAGACAGATACAAAAGG GCGGTCTCCATCCTTGGTCGCAGCCCTTCCAGTGAGGCAGAGCAGTGTCAGATCAATGCTTCCAAGTTGCTGGTGCTCCTGAATCTCTCTCTCACTTACCTGAAACTGGAACGTCCTGCCCAAGCTTTGGCATATGGGGAGAAGGCCTTGGAGATTGACCAAAGAAATGCCAAAGCGCTGTTCAGGTGTGGCCAG GCTTGTCTCTGCATGACAGAATACGAAAAAGCCCGGGATTTCCTGGTCAGAGCTCAGCATATACAGCCGTTTAACCACGATATTAACAATGAGCTGAAAAAGTTGGCGAG CTGCTATAAGGACTacatggaaaaggagaaagaaatgtgcTGCCGAATGTTTGCCCCTCTCAACTCTTCTTCTGGCTGA
- the FKBP6 gene encoding inactive peptidyl-prolyl cis-trans isomerase FKBP6 isoform X2 yields MVGRRGAASEARLGPQGRSHPAGQAPAASSFWCLAQTRGLRDLSGDGGVLKEELRPGSGQAVPPAASVAVKYSGYLEHWDEPFCTNYYSKFPGLMKLGKDITLGGLEIGLLTMKKGEVARFVFTPDYAYGRQGCPPLIPPNATVMFEVEVLDFLDSDESDTFFQLTAAVSILGRSPSSEAEQCQINASKLLVLLNLSLTYLKLERPAQALAYGEKALEIDQRNAKALFRCGQACLCMTEYEKARDFLVRAQHIQPFNHDINNELKKLASCYKDYMEKEKEMCCRMFAPLNSSSG; encoded by the exons ATGGTgggccgccgcggggctgcGAGCGAGGCGAGGCTCGGGCCCCAGGGGAGGTCGCACCCGGCGGGGCAGGCCCCGGCTGCGTCCTCCTTCTGGTGCCTGGCGCAGACCCGGGGCCTGCGGGACCTCAGCGGCGATGGAGGCGTGCTCAAGGAGGAGCTGCGCCCCGGCAGTGGGCAGGCCGTGCCCCCGGCCGCCTCCGTGGCAG TGAAGTACTCTGGATACCTGGAACACTGGGATGAGCCCTTCTGCACAAACTACTACAGCAAGTTTCCTGGGCTGATGAAACTTGGAAAAG ACATTACGCTGGGGGGCCTGGAAATTGGCCTGCTGACAatgaagaagggagaggtggcaAGATTTGTCTTCACACCGGATTATGCCTATGGGCGTCAGGGCTGTCCTCCTCTCATTCCCCCGAATGCCACGGTCATGTTCGAAGTGGAGGTGCTGGACTTCCTAGACTCGGATGAATCTGACACATTCTTTCAGTTGACTGCT GCGGTCTCCATCCTTGGTCGCAGCCCTTCCAGTGAGGCAGAGCAGTGTCAGATCAATGCTTCCAAGTTGCTGGTGCTCCTGAATCTCTCTCTCACTTACCTGAAACTGGAACGTCCTGCCCAAGCTTTGGCATATGGGGAGAAGGCCTTGGAGATTGACCAAAGAAATGCCAAAGCGCTGTTCAGGTGTGGCCAG GCTTGTCTCTGCATGACAGAATACGAAAAAGCCCGGGATTTCCTGGTCAGAGCTCAGCATATACAGCCGTTTAACCACGATATTAACAATGAGCTGAAAAAGTTGGCGAG CTGCTATAAGGACTacatggaaaaggagaaagaaatgtgcTGCCGAATGTTTGCCCCTCTCAACTCTTCTTCTGGCTGA
- the TRIM50 gene encoding E3 ubiquitin-protein ligase TRIM50 isoform X1, protein MARRMSIDELEDQLLCPICLEVFKDPLMLQCGHSYCKSCVVSLSGELDGQFLCPVCRQTVDCSASPPNVTLARVIEALQSRGEAEPTPESCPMHHNPLSLFCEADQEVICGLCGTIGNHRQHKITPISTAYCRMKEELSVLLTDVHQYKKNVDEHFNKLINNKSRIANEADVFKWVIRKEFQELHRYIDEEKATFLESIEGKAAQLITSIESQVKQTSDALQRLKEMQSSLEVLSNESQLDFIRKYGSSQFRSELPSLHPSDGIFSPVSFKPCFHQDDIKMTVWKRLHRRVLPAPETLKLDPVTAHPLLELFKGDTVVQCGLYQRRDSNPKRFNSSNCILTCKGFSCGQHYWEVIVGTRNHWRVGIIKGTVSRKGKLSKSPENGVWLIGLKEGKVYEAFSTPRATLPLTTRPQRVGIYLHYEKGELTFYNADNPDELSPIYTFQAEFQGQLYPIVDLCWPERGPYSPPIILPAPAMRQHSRAPYNYPAPEEPMKP, encoded by the exons ATGGCTCGGAGGATGAGCATCGACGAGCTGGAGGACCAGCTCCTCTGTCCCATCTGCTTGGAGGTCTTCAAGGATCCCCTGATGCTGCAGTGTGGGCATTCGTACTGCAAGTCCTGTGTGGTGTCACTCTCCGGAGAGCTGGATGGGCAGTTCCTGTGCCCCGTGTGCCGACAAACCGTGGACTGCAGCGCCTCGCCACCCAACGTCACACTAGCCCGCGTCATCGAGGCACTGCAGAGCCGGGGCGAGGCAGAGCCCACCCCGGAGTCCTGCCCAATGCACCACAACCCCCTCAGCCTCTTCTGTGAGGCCGACCAAGAGGTGATCTGCGGGCTGTGCGGCACCATTGGCAACCACCGCCAGCACAAGATAACCCCCATCTCTACCGCATACTGCCGGATGAAG GAGGAGCTGTCTGTACTGCTGACCGATGTCCACCAGTACAAGAAGAACGTGGATGAACACTTCAACAAGCTCATCAACAACAAAAGTCGCATCGCG AACGAGGCAGATGTCTTCAAGTGGGTGATCCGGAAGGAGTTCCAGGAGCTGCACAGGTACATTGATGAGGAGAAGGCCACCTTCCTGGAGAGCATTGAGGGGAAGGCAGCCCAGCTCATCACTTCCATTGAGTCCCAGGTCAAGCAGACATCAGACGCCCTGCAGAGGCTTAAGGAGATGCAAAGCTCTCTGGAGGTGCTCAGCAACGAAAGCCAGCTTGATTTCATCCGG aaatacGGCTCCTCCCAGTTCAG GTCAGAgctccccagcctgcaccccAGTGATGGCATCTTTAGCCCTGTGTCCTTCAAGCCGTGTTTCCACCAAGACGACATCAAGATGACTGTGTGGAAGCGCCTGCACCGCCGCGTCCTGCCAG CTCCGGAGACGCTGAAACTGGACCCGGTGACAGCGCATCCCCTCCTGGAGCTCTTCAAGGGCGACACGGTGGTGCAGTGTGGGCTCTACCAGCGCCGGGACAGCAACCCCAAGCGTTTCAACTCCAGCAACTGCATCCTCACCTGCAAGGGCTTCTCCTGCGGCCAGCACTACTGGGAGGTGATTGTGGGCACCAGGAACCACTGGCGTGTGGGCATCATCAAGGGCACAGTCAGCCGCAAAGGAAAGCTGAGCAAGTCTCCTGAGAACGGCGTGTGGCTCATCGGCCTGAAGGAAGGGAAGGTCTACGAGGCCTTCAGCACCCCGCGGGCCACCCTGCCGCTGACCACCCGGCCCCAGCGCGTTGGCATCTACCTGCACTACGAGAAGGGCGAGCTGACCTTCTACAATGCTGACAACCCTGATGAACTCAGCCCCATCTACACCTTCCAGGCGGAGTTCCAGGG